CCCACTAGGCAGAGAGCGATGAGTCCGCCGACGATTCCGAGGGAAATCGCGACGACATTGGGTTCGGAAGATTCCTGCGGAGCGACGATGCCGGGAGCGAGGGCCGCAGGCGCTGCGAGAGCCGTGGCTGCGGGACTCATTTGCGGGAGCGCGGCGCCTGGAGCTGCGAGGCCGGGAGCTGCGGCCCCGGGCAGAGGACTCGCGGCTGCACCGGGCATCACGCCTGGGGACGTCGGAGTCGCCGGACTGAAAGGACCCATCTGATACTGATTGAGTCCTCCGAGAAGCGTACTAATTCCTGCACCCGCCAGCATGGTGCCGATGCCCTGTGTCGCTTCGTGCACCTGCACcatcgacgcatgcgcctgGACTGGCGCTTCGTCCGACGCAGGTGGAGTCCCGGTGACGGTCTTCGGAGGACCTCCTGGCATTTGTGCAGAGCGGGAAGCACCCGGCTGTTCGTTGCCCAGCCGGACTGCGCTCGAAGACACACCCGCGGCGTCTGCTCCTACCACCGCAGCAGGAACCATCAACGCGTGTGAAGTCTGCTTCAGACGGACGCGCACCCCGCGTCGCCCTGGCTGGGGATCAGGCGGCGCGGCAGTGCTGTCGGCGGGGAGGGGAAACCACGACTTTCGGCTTTCGCCGTTTTTCGCAGCGAGgccgaggaaggaagcacCCTCTGCGGccggcagagacaaagactcGAGCGtccttcgcgcttctcgaTCCTTGGCATCCGCCTTCAAAGTGCCGGAGCTTCGCTGAGGGAACAGTGCACGGAATGCCCCGCCCATTGGACCTTCGTCAGACTCAAACAGCGACAGGGACAGCGGTTCTTTCTCCACAGAAAAGGACTGAGGAGAGCTGACGGAAGAGTCGAGACTCTCCGCAGCTTCTGCGCGGAGTGGTGTCGCTGCAGAAGCAAAAATTCCAGAGGTTCGACGGGGAAAACCTGGAGAAAACGCCGCcggcgacagaggca
This Toxoplasma gondii ME49 chromosome VIII, whole genome shotgun sequence DNA region includes the following protein-coding sequences:
- a CDS encoding hypothetical protein (encoded by transcript TGME49_270350~Predicted trans-membrane domain (TMHMM2.0):55-78:379-402), yielding MEKRRRRRACPSRSQGDVVGFLFQRKFVFPSNRLTPQGARTPDFFRFLSNLTCRKFLVCLFLSCASLADLPLSPAAFSPGFPRRTSGIFASAATPLRAEAAESLDSSVSSPQSFSVEKEPLSLSLFESDEGPMGGAFRALFPQRSSGTLKADAKDREARRTLESLSLPAAEGASFLGLAAKNGESRKSWFPLPADSTAAPPDPQPGRRGVRVRLKQTSHALMVPAAVVGADAAGVSSSAVRLGNEQPGASRSAQMPGGPPKTVTGTPPASDEAPVQAHASMVQVHEATQGIGTMLAGAGISTLLGGLNQYQMGPFSPATPTSPGVMPGAAASPLPGAAAPGLAAPGAALPQMSPAATALAAPAALAPGIVAPQESSEPNVVAISLGIVGGLIALCLVGGCVYTATKKKRR